The following are encoded together in the Daucus carota subsp. sativus chromosome 5, DH1 v3.0, whole genome shotgun sequence genome:
- the LOC108221736 gene encoding secoisolariciresinol dehydrogenase, giving the protein MKASSLLAPFARRLEGKVAIITGGARGLGETAARHFLRHGAKVVIADIQDELAHSLCKDIDDKSSLSYIHCDITKDSDVEALVGITLAKHGKLDILHASAGISTSSRSESKILLANNEIFRNLMDVNVYGTFLSCKHAARAMIPAKSGSIILMSSAASVSSGPISHGYLASKHAIVGLTKNLGVELGKSGIRVNCLSPFIFDTELSRKEFGLDDEEAVKRFVSDFSNLKGVILDAEDVAAAAVYLGSDEAKYVSGLNLVIDGGYSTTNEAITQAIMRKNSYKLSRIETHYTLLGVCLRVLQLVFYVCFCFFKV; this is encoded by the exons ATGAAAGCCTCCTCTTTGTTAGCTCCTTTTGCAAGAAG GTTGGAAGGTAAGGTGGCTATAATCACCGGCGGTGCCAGAGGCCTTGGCGAGACTGCAGCCCGTCATTTTCTCAGGCACGGTGCCAAAGTGGTGATTGCAGACATCCAAGACGAACTAGCTCATTCCCTCTGCAAAGACATTGACGACAAAAGCTCCCTTTCCTATATTCACTGTGACATTACTAAAGATTCCGATGTTGAAGCCCTGGTCGGCATCACCTTAGCCAAACACGGAAAATTGGACATATTGCACGCCAGTGCAGGCATTTCCACATCCAGCAGATCTGAATCCAAAATTTTACTAGCAAACAACGAAATATTCAGAAATCTGATGGATGTGAACGTGTATGGTACATTTCTATCTTGCAAACATGCTGCTAGGGCTATGATCCCCGCAAAAAGTGGTAGCATAATTCTGATGTCCAGTGCAGCTTCAGTGTCAAGTGGCCCCATTTCTCACGGTTACCTGGCCTCCAAGCACGCGATAGTGGGACTGACTAAGAACTTAGGAGTGGAGTTGGGGAAGTCTGGGATAAGAGTTAACTGTCTTTCACCTTTCATATTTGATACAGAATTGTCTAGGAAGGAATTTGGATTGGATGATGAGGAGGCCGTGAAGCGCTTTGTCTCAGATTTCTCAAACTTGAAAGGGGTGATTTTGGACGCAGAGGACGTGGCAGCAGCCGCCGTGTATCTAGGGAGTGATGAAGCGAAGTATGTGAGTGGATTGAACCTTGTGATTGATGGAGGGTACAGTACTACTAATGAAGCTATCACGCAGGCTATAATGAGGAAGAACTCTTATAAACTATCAAGAATCGAGACTCATTACACCTTACTAGGAGTTTGTTTAAGAGTTTTGCAGTTGGTGTTTTATGTGTGCTTCTGCTTTTTCAAGGTGTAA
- the LOC108220858 gene encoding mitochondrial hydrolase YKR070W isoform X1, translating into MESENKVFVESKKRMRFLKVISNGCSQNRRSKVSAFPQLHRLHSLSQPAVPSFGIAFDIDGVILRGHSPIGGSPQALSRLYNHLGSLKVPYVFLTNGGGVPESKRASELSKQLGVNIQPQQVIHGHSPFKQLVNRYEKELIVAVGKGEPADVMTEYGFKNVVSMDEYASCFDSIDPLEQYKNWRLDSQKSSSKTSISSQRVKAAFIVSDPIDWGRDIQVLCDILRTGGLPGTEIAHQPHLYFANDDIDYQAVFPSERLGMAAFRIALESIFNRIHPKPLEYTSFGKPKPFVFRNAEIVLKDLLPLLVHDPQDAKPGNIDNHCFKTLYMIGDNPAIDINGARQAGQPWFSILTRTGVFKGKENHAEHPADLVVDTVEEAVDYILKRECIL; encoded by the exons ATGGAAAGTGAAAACAAGGTTTTTGTCGAATCCAAGAAAAGAATGAGGTTTCTGAAAGTGATATCCAACGGGTGTTCTCAGAATCGCAGGAGCAAAGTTTCAGCGTTTCCACAGCTTCATCGTCTTCATTCACTTTCCCAACC GGCGGTGCCCAGTTTTGGAATTGCTTTCGACATTGATGGTGTCATTCTTCGAGGCCACTCTCCCATTGGTGGATCTCCACAAGCTCTCTCTCGACTTTATAATCATCTTG GTAGCTTGAAAGTTCCTTATGTTTTCTTGACAAATG gTGGTGGTGTACCTGAATCGAAAAGAGCTTCTGAGTTAAGTAAACAGCTGGGTGTCAATATTCAACCCCAACAG GTTATCCACGGCCATTCACCTTTTAAACAGCTGGTAAATAG ATATGAGAAGGAGCTAATAGTTGCTGTTGGTAAAGGGGAACCTGCTGATGTGATGACTGAATATGGTTTTAA aaaTGTTGTCTCCATGGATGAATATGCATCATGCTTTGACAGCATTGATCCCTTGGAACAATATAAGAATTGGAGATTGGATAGCCAGAAAAGCTCTTCCAAGACCAGCATTTCCTCACAAAGAGTGAAGGCAGCATTCATCGTTAGTGATCCTATTGATTGGGGAAGAGACATTCAG GTTCTTTGTGACATATTACGAACTGGAGGTCTCCCTGGAACAGAAATTGCACATCAGCCACATCTTTATTTTGCCAATGACGACATCGACTACCAG GCTGTGTTTCCGTCGGAAAGGCTTGGTATGGCTGCTTTCAGGATTGCATTAGAGTCGATATTTAACAG AATTCATCCAAAACCGCTGGAGTATACATCGTTTGGGAAGCCCAAACCGTTCGTTTTTCGAAATGCTGAGATAGTACTTAAGGACCTCTTGCCATTACTTGTTCATGACCCTCAGGATGCAAAACCTGGGAATATTGATAATCATTGTTTCAAGACCTTGTACATGATAGGGGATAATCCTGCCATTGACATTAATGGTGCACGTCAG GCGGGACAACCTTGGTTTTCCATTTTAACGAGAACAGGGGTATTCaagggaaaagaaaatcatGCAGAGCACCCGGCAGATTTG GTCGTTGATACCGTGGAAGAGGCAGTAgactatatattaaaaaggGAGTGCATCTTGTAA
- the LOC108220858 gene encoding mitochondrial hydrolase YKR070W isoform X2: MVIHGHSPFKQLVNRYEKELIVAVGKGEPADVMTEYGFKNVVSMDEYASCFDSIDPLEQYKNWRLDSQKSSSKTSISSQRVKAAFIVSDPIDWGRDIQVLCDILRTGGLPGTEIAHQPHLYFANDDIDYQAVFPSERLGMAAFRIALESIFNRIHPKPLEYTSFGKPKPFVFRNAEIVLKDLLPLLVHDPQDAKPGNIDNHCFKTLYMIGDNPAIDINGARQAGQPWFSILTRTGVFKGKENHAEHPADLVVDTVEEAVDYILKRECIL, from the exons ATG GTTATCCACGGCCATTCACCTTTTAAACAGCTGGTAAATAG ATATGAGAAGGAGCTAATAGTTGCTGTTGGTAAAGGGGAACCTGCTGATGTGATGACTGAATATGGTTTTAA aaaTGTTGTCTCCATGGATGAATATGCATCATGCTTTGACAGCATTGATCCCTTGGAACAATATAAGAATTGGAGATTGGATAGCCAGAAAAGCTCTTCCAAGACCAGCATTTCCTCACAAAGAGTGAAGGCAGCATTCATCGTTAGTGATCCTATTGATTGGGGAAGAGACATTCAG GTTCTTTGTGACATATTACGAACTGGAGGTCTCCCTGGAACAGAAATTGCACATCAGCCACATCTTTATTTTGCCAATGACGACATCGACTACCAG GCTGTGTTTCCGTCGGAAAGGCTTGGTATGGCTGCTTTCAGGATTGCATTAGAGTCGATATTTAACAG AATTCATCCAAAACCGCTGGAGTATACATCGTTTGGGAAGCCCAAACCGTTCGTTTTTCGAAATGCTGAGATAGTACTTAAGGACCTCTTGCCATTACTTGTTCATGACCCTCAGGATGCAAAACCTGGGAATATTGATAATCATTGTTTCAAGACCTTGTACATGATAGGGGATAATCCTGCCATTGACATTAATGGTGCACGTCAG GCGGGACAACCTTGGTTTTCCATTTTAACGAGAACAGGGGTATTCaagggaaaagaaaatcatGCAGAGCACCCGGCAGATTTG GTCGTTGATACCGTGGAAGAGGCAGTAgactatatattaaaaaggGAGTGCATCTTGTAA
- the LOC108220124 gene encoding probable serine/threonine-protein kinase PBL7, with amino-acid sequence MNCFPWAKDSAKKSKNNKMKYKSLDQDQPKSLLDALKVAPVKNDAKEDTQKVAPAKIDMKEDAKDAEQSAVTNDLEVVEGVGGDHKEKGKSRSFKLSELIDATDDFNMENYLGEGGFGKVFKGKLKDTGELVAIKQLDSDGTQGVREFVIEMMTLSLVDHPNLVKLVGYSVEGGQKLLVYEYMSLGSLEKYLYGHKRKTLDWNTRMKIAAGAARGLEYLHDKLNPPIIYRDLKSSNLLLGEDFHPKLSDFGLAKVGPTGTNTHVSTRVMGTEGYCAPEYAMTGQLTFKSDIYSFGVFLLEILTGRKAIDSKRPSKEQNLVDWARPLLRDRKNIYHMVDPELRGQYPPKQLYKAFATALICVQEQPSTRPRVSEVAKALDHIVSQLYTPQSPPAQTTPEIPVIS; translated from the exons ATGAATTGTTTTCCATGGGCCAAAGATTCTGCCAAAAAATCTAAGAACAATAAGATGAAATACAAGTCCCTGGATCAAGATCAGCCTAAATCACTATTAG ATGCATTGAAAGTTGCTCCGGTTAAGAATGATGCGAAAGAAGATACACAGAAAGTTGCCCCAGCTAAGATTGATATGAAAGAAGATGCCAAGGATGCTGAACAATCTGCAGTTACTAATGATTTGGAGGTTGTTGAAGGGGTGGGTGGCGATCATAAAGAGAAGGGGAAGTCAAGGTCATTCAAATTAAGTGAATTGATTGATGCCACTGATGATTTCAATATGGAAAATTATCTTGGCGAAGGTGGATTTGGCAAagtttttaaaggaaagttaAAGGATACTGGCGAG CTTGTAGCTATCAAACAACTGGACTCTGATGGCACGCAAGGTGTTAGGGAATTCGTTATTGAAATGATGACTTTAAGTTTAGTCGATCATCCGAATCTTGTAAAACTAGTTGGATATTCTGTCGAGGGAGGCCAGAAGTTGTTGGTGTATGAGTACATGTCATTGGGTTCTCTGGAGAAGTATTTGTACG GCCATAAACGTAAAACACTTGATTGGAATACTAGAATGAAGATTGCAGCTGGTGCAGCAAGAGGATTAGAATATCTGCATGATAAGTTGAATCCCCCGATAATATACCGTGATTTAAAATCCTCTAACCTTCTGCTTGGGGAGGATTTTCATCCCAAGCTATCGGATTTCGGCTTAGCCAAAGTGGGACCTACCGGAACTAATACCCATGTGTCAACCAGAGTGATGGGAACAGAAGGTTATTGTGCACCAGAATATGCAATGACTGGCCAGCTGACTTTTAAGTCGGACATTTACAGCTTTGGGGTTTTTCTTTTGGAGATCCTTACAGGAAGGAAAGCCATAGATTCCAAAAGACCCTCCAAGGAACAAAATCTGGTTGATTGG GCTCGTCCTCTTTTAAGAGACAGGAAGAACATATATCATATGGTTGATCCTGAACTCCGAGGCCAGTATCCACCAAAACAGTTATATAAAGCTTTTGCAACTGCCCTAATCTGTGTCCAGGAGCAACCTTCCACCCGGCCTCGTGTGTCCGAAGTAGCTAAAGCTTTAGATCACATTGTGTCTCAACTATATACACCACAAAGTCCTCCTGCTCAGACCACTCCGGAAATCCCTGTCATCTCATAG